GTTATGAAGACTTTGATAAGTATTATTTGGCGATAAATAAGACACTAAATCGAATGCTTGTCTTTGATACAAATGGCGTACTACAATGTTATCCCCATGTGGATGGAACTGCAAAAAATGAGTTAAATCCTCTTGATCGCCGATATCCCGTTAATCGCTATGCGTATTATTTTGCGCATCAATGGCCGTCGTTTACAGAAGAAGATACACTCGCCCAGAAAAAAATTAAAGCATTATTGAAAAGCCGGCACTTTCGTTATAAAAACGGTATATGCGATGCCTTGGATGCATTCTGGTTTATAGGAAACGTTTCTATGCTTTTCTATGACAATAAGGATTAAAATGATGGTGTTATTTAGTATTTAATTGCTTGTATCACAAACAATATACATTACTCTTGCATGACCATTAGAATCCAATGATTCTTCTGTCCGGACACTGATTTTCCATCCTTGTTCAGCAGCCCGGAAAAGAAGATCAGTAATCGCCTCATAGTTTTTATGGGTCCGATGAATTAAATAATAATCGTTTTTAGGATTCATATCCGTTTTTCCACCCTTTAATGTGAAAAAATATCCTGTGTCTGATGGATACAAACGACCAACTTTTCCATAATTTTGTGCATCATGGTAAGGTGCTGCAATTAATGCAATCGAGAGTAACATTAAAAGAACAACGGAAACGAGTACTTTCTTTTTCATGAAAACCTCCTTGATTAGCTTATTACGTTTAGTCTAATAAATATAACATACAATAACCCCAAGTAACAGGAAAAGATAATGAAAGAGGAAAATATTCATAAGTTATTGAAGGATTTCATTTTTTTCTTCAGCTACTCTCCGCATCCCAGCGACTTCAGCGAGAGGTATCCCCCTCTGCGCTCTCTATCCCAGTCTCTCCATCACCCCCTCGTATCGCCATTCTCACTGCATCCCAGCGATCTCAGCGGGAGGTACCCCCTCTGCGCTCTCTATCCTAGTCTCTCCATCTCTCCCTCGTATCGCCATTCTCTCCGCATCCCAGCGACCTCAGCGGGAGGTCTCTCCTCTGCACCCTCTCTCCCCCTGAAAGAATTCTATCTTATCCTCCCCATATTTACTAAATTACTCCGTTAAATCAGCAGGTGAATGATACTGAAGCATGTTGAAAGAGAAGGTTGAAATATGTTGAATATTGCCCTTATCGGTTGTGGACGGATTTCTAAAAACCATTTTGAGTCGATTAAACACTTTTCAGATGATTTAAAGCTGGTAGCGGTCTGCGATATCGTGAAAGAGCGGGCAAAGACGGCAGGTAAAGAGCAAGGGGTGGACTGGTATACGGATTATACTGAGATGCTGAACCGGGGGGATATTGATGTGGTGTCTGTCTGTACACCCAGCGGCCTCCATCCGGCTCATGGGATTCAGGCGGCCAGGGCAGGCTGCCATGTGATTACGGAAAAACCCATGGGCATTACCCTGCCTTCCGTGGATGAATTGATCCATACCTGCGATGATGAAGATGTACACCTGTTTGTGGTGAAACAAAACCGCCTGAACACCACCATGCAACTGCTGAAACGGGCTCTGGATAAAGACCGGTTTGGACAGATTTATATGGTTCAGAGCAATGTGTTCTGGATGCGGCCCCAGGAATACTATGATATGGCCAAATGGCGCGGGACCTGGGAATTTGACGGCGGCGCTTTTATGAATCAGGCGTCCCACTATGTGGATGCCCTCCAGTGGCTTATCGGTCCCGTAGACCACGTGATGGCCGAAACAGCCACCCTGGCCCGCCATATCGAGGCTGAAGACACAGGTTCTGCCATCCTCCGCTTCCGCAACGGTGTGATCGGAAATATGAATGTAACCATGCTGACCTATCCGAAGAATTTTGAAGGATCCATTACGATTATCGGTGAAAAGGGAACGGTGAAAGTGGGTGGTGTGGCCATCAATAAAATCGAGAAATGGGAATTTGCCGAATATGACGACGATGATGCCATTATCGAAAAAAGTAATTACAATCCACCCAATGTGTATGGGTTCGGACACATTCCCTATTATGAAAATGTAATTAAAGTCCTGAAAGGGGAGAGTGAACCCAATACAGACGGCCGGAGCGGACGCAAATCCCTTGAACTGATCCTGGCCATTTATCAATCTGCCAAAACCGCTAAGCGGGTCAGCCTGCCTCTCTAAATCCGGAGCATGTATGCCTGAAGAAAAAAATGTTTTTGTTCATGAGTCATCCTATGTGGATGACGGTGCTGAAATCGGTGAAGGGACAAAGATCTGGCATTTTTCCCATGTGCAGAAGGGAGCAAAAATCGGTCCTGGATGCACCCTGGGACAAAATGTCAACGTCGCCAACAACGTGATCATCGGGAAACAGGTAAAAATCCAGAATAATGTAAGCGTTTACGAAGGGGTGGAACTGGAGGATTATGTCTTCTGCGGTCCCTCCATGGTTTTTACCAACGTCCTCAATCCCCGGAGTGAATTTCCCCAGCGGGGATCACAATTCTATCATAAAACCCTGGTGAAAAAATCCGCCTCCATCGGCGCCAATGCCACTATCGTCTGTGGCATAACCATCGGTCGCTATGCCTTTATTGGTGCCGGTTCGGTGATTACCAAAGATGTGCCGGACCATGCCCTCATGGTAGGGGTACCTGCAAGGCGCATCGGCTGGGTGTGTGAATGCGCCAACCGGCTTAATTTTGATGAAAAAGGAAATGCAAGCTGTTCAAAATGCGGTAAAACCTATTATCTTTCTGAAAATAAAGTGACCCGTCTTTCATGAATTCATCCCCCCACGTCTTAATCCTTACCCAGTATTTTCCCCCGGAAGCCGGTGCGGCTGCATCCCGGATGAGTGATTACGCCCTTTTATTAAAAGAAGCAGGCTTTAAGGTCAGCGTGGTGTGTGAGCGTCCGGCATACTTTATCCGCCGGAATGTGAAAAGTAAAAATGTGGAAATCTGGAACGGGATCAACGTGTATCGGTCCTGGGTGATTGTGAATAAACGCTCCACCAATAAAGACCGCTCCTTTTTTTATCTCTCATTCATGCTTTCAGGTATCTGGCGCTCTTTATGGATTGATAAGCCGGATGTCATCTGGGTTACCTCGCCGCCGTTGACCACGGCTGTGGCAGGGCGGATTATCTCCCGACTCCGGCGGGTGCCTTATATCCTGGATGTAAGGGATCTGTGGCCCGATTCGGTGATTGAGCTGGATGCCATGAAAAACAGATTTTTTATCCGCATTCTGGAGGGACTGGAACGGTGGGTTTACCGGGGAGCCACAGCCATCTCCCTGGCGGTCCCGGGTTTCAGGGAGCGAATTGCCGCTAAAATCAAAAGTAAAGCGGATTTTGTGGATCTTCCCAACGGGGTGCCCGATTTTATGCTCACTGAAGCGTCCAGGCCCGTCTTTTTTCAAAATGCCATTGAGGGGAAATTTGTGGTCCTTTTTAGCGGGAATATGGGCATTGCCCAGGGGCTGGACCGGATAATCGATGCGGCGAAATTGCTGAAATCCCGTGAAGAGATCATGTTTGTTTTTGTGGGGGACGGGGTTAAAAAGACCGAACTGGAAAAAGAAGCCGTGCAGGCAGGACTGAAAAATGTCATCTTTGTGGAATCCCAGGCCCGGTCCGAAATGCCCTCTATCATCAGTGCTGCCCATGTAGGACTCGTACCCCTGAAGAATGTGGATCTGTTTACCAATGCCCTGCCCAGCAAGATGTTTGAATACCTGGCCCGGAAAATTCCCCTGGTCACCAATATCCCGGGAGAAGCGGCGGCTTTTATTCAAAAATACCACTGCGGTATCGTCCTGCCTCCCGATCACAATGCCGAAGATCTGGCATGGGTCCTTAGTGATCTGTCCACAAAACGGGAAAAGTGCGCGGCCATGGGAAAAGCAGGCTATGCCGTGATCAAAGAATCCTTTACTCGGAAATATTTTGTGCAGCGCCTGATTGAAAAAATTCAATAGAGTTGAGAGTTAAGAGTGATGAGTCGTAGCGGCAGGACACGTCCTGCCGCTGAGTACAAGTTTTGAGTTGAGAGTTTGGTTTAGTGCGTTCTTTGATCACATGATGAAATT
This window of the Candidatus Neomarinimicrobiota bacterium genome carries:
- a CDS encoding acyltransferase — its product is MPEEKNVFVHESSYVDDGAEIGEGTKIWHFSHVQKGAKIGPGCTLGQNVNVANNVIIGKQVKIQNNVSVYEGVELEDYVFCGPSMVFTNVLNPRSEFPQRGSQFYHKTLVKKSASIGANATIVCGITIGRYAFIGAGSVITKDVPDHALMVGVPARRIGWVCECANRLNFDEKGNASCSKCGKTYYLSENKVTRLS
- the wlbA gene encoding O-antigen biosynthesis protein WlbA; translated protein: MLNIALIGCGRISKNHFESIKHFSDDLKLVAVCDIVKERAKTAGKEQGVDWYTDYTEMLNRGDIDVVSVCTPSGLHPAHGIQAARAGCHVITEKPMGITLPSVDELIHTCDDEDVHLFVVKQNRLNTTMQLLKRALDKDRFGQIYMVQSNVFWMRPQEYYDMAKWRGTWEFDGGAFMNQASHYVDALQWLIGPVDHVMAETATLARHIEAEDTGSAILRFRNGVIGNMNVTMLTYPKNFEGSITIIGEKGTVKVGGVAINKIEKWEFAEYDDDDAIIEKSNYNPPNVYGFGHIPYYENVIKVLKGESEPNTDGRSGRKSLELILAIYQSAKTAKRVSLPL
- a CDS encoding glycosyltransferase family 4 protein is translated as MNSSPHVLILTQYFPPEAGAAASRMSDYALLLKEAGFKVSVVCERPAYFIRRNVKSKNVEIWNGINVYRSWVIVNKRSTNKDRSFFYLSFMLSGIWRSLWIDKPDVIWVTSPPLTTAVAGRIISRLRRVPYILDVRDLWPDSVIELDAMKNRFFIRILEGLERWVYRGATAISLAVPGFRERIAAKIKSKADFVDLPNGVPDFMLTEASRPVFFQNAIEGKFVVLFSGNMGIAQGLDRIIDAAKLLKSREEIMFVFVGDGVKKTELEKEAVQAGLKNVIFVESQARSEMPSIISAAHVGLVPLKNVDLFTNALPSKMFEYLARKIPLVTNIPGEAAAFIQKYHCGIVLPPDHNAEDLAWVLSDLSTKREKCAAMGKAGYAVIKESFTRKYFVQRLIEKIQ